The genomic DNA CGATCTGATCGAACAGTTGGCCGGATCGAATGTCGCCAGCGAAAACGCCGATCCAGCAGCCGACACGCGAGCGGGCGTGCGGATCGACAGCATCGGCGACGATCTCGAAGCCACGCTGGCGATCACGCCGGTCCCAGGGGAAGGTGCCGGTCCGCAATTGCCCTTCGAAATGGGGGACTACGTTCTCGAGAGCGTGCTCGGACGCGGCGGGATGGGAGTCGTCTACCTTGGTCATCAGAAGAATCTCGATCGTCCGGTCGCCGTGAAGATGATCCGGTCGGGCGTGTTGGCTGGCCGCGATGAGATCAAGCGTTTCTGCTCCGAAGCCAAAGCGGCGGCAAAGCTGAAGCATCCCAATATCGTTGCGGTGCATCATTTTGGGCTCGAAGGGGGACATTACTATTTTTCGATGGACTACGTCGAAGGCTTCGATCTGTCGAAGAAGGTCGACGACGGACCGCAGGACTGTCGCGAGGCGGCGCGGTATGTCCGCGATGTCGCCGCGGCGATTCACCATGCCCACCAACGCGGGCTGCTGCATCGCGATCTGAAGCCGGGCAACGTCTTGATCGATGCATGCGACCAAGTCCACGTGACCGATTTTGGATTGGCCAAACATGTCGATGCCGAGAGCAGTCTGACGAACAGCGGCGCGGCGATCGGGACGCCAAATTACATGGCTCCCGAACAGGCTAGCGGCGACCACGAAGCGACCTGCCCGCAATCGGACGTCTATTCTTTGGGGGCGATCCTGTTTGCATTGATCACCGGTCGGCCGCCGTTTGTCACCGATTCGGTGATGCAAACATTGATGCAGGTGATCCATCGACCGGCGCCGGAACTCCGCTCGCTGTGCGATGCGCCCGAAGATCTCGATACGATCGTCGAGAAGTGTTTGCAGAAAGAGCCCCAGCAGCGTTACGCGTCGGCCGAAGCGTTGGCGGAAGATCTCGACCGCTTCTTAAATGATCAACCGATCAAGGCCCGGGCTCGCACGTCGCTGCAACGCGGTCTCGATTGGCTGTCGGAAGTTCCGATCTTCGCCGCGTTGATCGGTCGCCGGTTGATGCATACGTCCGACAGCCATCGACGCTTTCAATCGATGATCTTGCTGCTGGTGTTGTCGATGCCGATGATCCTGGCCGCCGTTCTGTTTGGCGCTCGAATGCTGCACGATCGATTGCCGTCGGAGCCGAAGATCGCCGGCGGTCCGGCGGGAGACGTCTACGCGCAGGTCGCTGGTGAACTGGCGGATCGACTGCATCAAGCTGTCGATCGCCCGGTCGTTGCGATGCCAACGGAAGGATCGGTCGAAAATCTGGAACACCTGCTCGCCGGCGATGTCGACCTGGCGATCCTGCAGGCCAGCGCGGTCCGCGGCGAACAGGTTAGCGTGATCGCGCCGCTGTATTACGAAGCAGTCCATTTGCTCGCTCGCCGCGATGCCGGAATCGCTCGGTTCGCCGAAATTGCGGGACACCGCGTTGCGATCGGCGGGCAGGGGAGTGGATCACAACTGGCGGCGCACATGTTGTTCGATTCGCTGGGGCTAGCCGAAAGCGATATCGAGATCGTCTACCAACCGTTTCAGCAATCGCAAGGCGACGCGACGATTCCGTTGTCGATCGCTTGCGTCGCTCGCGGCAGTAAGATCATGGCCGCTGCACTGCAGAGCCAACAATTCCAGTTGCTTGCGGTCGAAGATCCTTTAAATATCTCGTTGGATCATCCGACACTGCGACCGCTACAGATCTTGCCGGCCGATTATCCAGCGGCCGATTTGCCAGCCGACGGGATCGCGACCGTTGGCACGACAGCGTTCCTGGCGACGCGTCGCAACGCACCGGCGGTGCTGGTGACCGCAACGCTCGAAGCACTCTACCGGAGTGAAATCTCCGTGCCGCGAATGATCACACGTCAACAAGCCGCAGAATGGCAAGGCTTGGCCCTACATCCTGCGGCTCGCGCGTTTTACGAATCCGAGTGAGATTCGTCTTAGATTCGGAAGATGGCGTCGATTCCCAGCATGAACTGGTTGTCGTCGTTGCCATCGTCAAACGGTTGGCTGGCGGCGGTGCCGTCGAACCAATCGGCTCGCAATTCGGGGCGGATCGTTAGGTTCTTGGAAACCGCCATATTGAATCCAGCCGACAGGCTGTAGAAGTCGCCAACAAATGGCGGATTGTTGGGATTGCTGGGTCGGTTCAGCCCGACGCGTGTTCCCTCTTCGTCGCGGAACCATTCAAACCGCACGGCTCCCTTCAATCGATCGGTGAAGCAGTAGGTCAGGTACTGATCGATGCCGTACCAATCGGCGCGACCGCCGTCGGGTGCACCTTCCTCCTGGAAGCCCAACCAGTGATGGAAGACGTAGTCCAAGCGTTTGGTTACTGGCAACGCCACCAACCAACTGTAGCGGGTGCGATTGGTGAAGTCGGGATTCAGTGCGACGCCCGCCAGGTCGTTGCTTGAATCGCCAGTCGTGATGGCAAACGAAGTCCATGCCTTGCTCGACTGCGAATCGTAGCGGACCTTCCCGATGAAGCCAGGTTTGTCGCTTTCGCGGTCCAACGAATCCCAGCCGTTGTGAATTCCCAGGTTAAAGCTCAACGCGTCGGTTGGGCGGACGTTCAACTGGGCGCCCCAGTGAGTGAACGGGCCGGCGAATTGGTAGCTGTAGGATTTGCTGTAGAAGAAGTTATCGGGGGCCATGACTCCTTCATAACCGACGACCGAATAGAAGTGACCGACCTGCAGCGAGACATCTTCGTTTCCCATCGAAACATAAGCTTGTGGCAATGCCAAGCCATAATATTCGCCGTTCCAGCGAGCCGCCCCATCGTCGCGGCGTTCCAAACCGTTGGACTGAGCCAACAAGTAATCTTCGCCGTAGAGAATATCGACGCGACCGCCGATGCCAGCGCCGTAACGGGGCAGGCGTTTCTCGACGATCATGTACAGCTGGTTCAACATCCCTTCGTTGCTACGATCGACAGCGTTGTAGGGACCGTTGAACTTACTGTTGGGGCTGGACGTGTTTCCGATGAAGCCGGCATCAACCCAGCCCGAAACGTTCCAACCGCTACTGGCCTGGCCCAATAGTCCGAGCCCAAACAGCCCACCGTCGCAACAACTGTCCATACCGGCGTCACAGCCAAATCCGCCGTGGTCGCAGCTTGCGCCGCAGAGGTCGCTGCAGCCTGCCGAGCAACCTCCGAGGCAACCATCATTGCACTCATCGCCGCAGATCATGCGAGCGTCGCAGTCGGAACCGCCGCGATAGTGTGCTGCGCTATCGCACAACATTCCGTCATCGCACCGAAGGCTCGACAGGCAAGACGGACTGCCCGCCAACAAGACACTCTGCTGTGTGGCGATCGCCAATGCGATCGACAACGCACCCAATATATTTTTCCGCATCGTAATAGTTTCCCATCCTTGGAAGAACTTACATGAAACACAGTACACCTTTGTTATCTACAAAAGCGTATGTCAGAGATCGTCTGGCTCCATCCAAGGGGAACAAGCAATACGCGTCGCGACGCTAATTAAAAAAAATCCCAATCGCGAATCGGGAGTATTCGGCAGGCATTGCCAAGAATGCCTATCCCAACATTACCCACGTGTACATACTACTGATCACCCAAAATGGCGACAGCACAGGAGCTCCCGATAGCGTTCTCTTTCCATGCTGAACAGGCTCGCCAACGGGGTCGCACACTGTTGGTAGAACTCCGATCCGAATCGCTGTGGCGCTGCGTTCGCACAACACGGACGCCAGGCCCGGCCCCTTCACGACAAAAGTATTGAGAATCAGTATCAACATGCTCTTGCGTTGCGCTTGTATTTTCACAACAATGGCAGTGAAAATGTTCAGCCTCTCCGCCACGTGCTCCCACGGCGTGAAAGCTATCAAAGCAATCAAGCCTCCCCGCCGCCGATCGGACCCACTGTTATGGACTCGCCCTCGGACCTCGCTCACCTCGGTGAGACCCCGATCCTCCCCAAGGTGTTTGAGTTTGCCGCGTTATCGGGCGACCGGCCGGAGGTTTGGATCGAGCTGGACGGGATCACGTACCGTTTACGCAAGACTCGCCAAGGCAAACTAATCCTTACGAAATGAGATCCGGTCGATGGCTAAAGAACTCTGCAAACTAAAAAAATCATTGCGTGGCGAGATCGGGATGTACGTTCGTTTGATCAGCGAACCGACGCATGTCTGTCTAAAATGCGGCCGCGCCGCGAACGATAAAAAGCTGCTGTGCAAACCGCAAAGCATCGCCTCGGCAATGCAGAAGGCCTAATCGGCGAGTGCTAGTCGCGCGCGGCCGATCGCTGGCCCGCGACGTCGAAATTTTCGTTCTCTCAACCGCAGCAAGCTCTCCTCCTGCCGCCGGTTTACGTTGGACAGGTGCCGCAAGTCGGCCTCAAGCGTTATAAACAAACCTCGCCGGACATCCGTCCGGCGGTCGCCCGGTTTGTTGCGCTCGCGACGATCGCCACCCGCGAACCGGCTCTCTACGCATACCTTTCAACCCAAACAAATGACAATGAAGTACGACGTATACGGCGTTGGAAACGCCTTGGTAGATATTCAAGCCCGCGTCAGCGACCAAGTCTTGGCCGCGACAGGATTTGACAAAGGGATCATGACGCTGGTCGACGACATCCAACAGCAAAGCGTGCTGTCGAGTTTGGGCGACGTTTCGTTGAACCGCTGTGCCGGCGGATCGGCAGCCAACACGATCGTCGGAATCGCCGACTTTGGCGGCAAGGTCGCCTACGCGGGGAAGGTCAGCGGCGATGAGGTCGGCGACTTCTTTTTGAAGGACATGCGCGATCTGGGCATCACGATCGAAGTTGCCCCCGCGGCATCGGGACCGACCGGAACCTGTGCGGTCTTGATCAGCGAAGACGCACAGCGAACGATGCTAACCAATCTCGGCGTCTCGATCACGCTCAGCGAAGCCGATATCGATGAAGCCGAAATCGCACAGGCCAAGTACCTGTACGTCGAAGGTTATCTATTGACCGGCGAATCGACCAAGGCGGCTGCTTACAAGGCGATCGATTGTGCCAAGCGGAACAACGTCAAAGTTGCCTTCACCGCATCGGATCCCTTTTTGGTGAACACGATGCGAGACGAGATCTGGAGCCTGATCGAAGGTCCCGTCGACCTGTTCTTCTGCAACGAAGAAGAAGCGAAGAGCCTGACCAAACTAACCGATCCAATCGCCTGTGCCGCAGAGATTCACAAGCACTGCGAAAACGTTGCGATGACCTTAGGGGCCAACGGATCGATCATCATGCACGGCGGTGAATCGTTCCCGATCGAAGGTGTCGCGACCGACGCGATCGACACCACGGGAGCTGGCGACATGTATGCCGGCGGCGTGTTGTACGGCATCACCAACGGCATGTCGTGGAAACAAGCCGGGCACTTGGGGTCGCATGCGGCCAGCCGAATCGTGTCGCAGTTGGGCGCCCGCATGGAAAAGAAGTTCAGCCCCGAAGAGATCAAGCAACTGATGGCCTAGTCGCCACGCTGTTGCTCGACCAATGCTCTGGCAGGCGAATCCCTGCCAGAGTCGTTGATGGCGTGTTTGCGGCCGCCTGATTCGGCGGGCCGACGGCCTTTCTTATTGGAAGCGTTCCAGCAGCTTCTTGGTCAATCGAATACCTTCGTATTCATCCGGCGTTCCGCCTTCCCATTCGATTCCGACCCAACCGTCGTAACCGGTGTCCAGGACGATCTTCATCAAGCGAGCGTAGTCCAGATTGGCTTCGTTCCCCTGGTCGTCGAACTTGTGTGCCTTGGCGCTGACAGCCTTTGCGAAAGGCATCAACTCCTCGGTCCCGAGGTAGTTGTCGTATTTTTCGCCGGTTCCGCGATTGATGTAGAAGTTGCCGAAGTCGGGCAGGGTGCCGCAGTTATCCAAGCCGACCATCTCGATCGTGCCCGCGAGCCATTTGCCGTTGGACGACAGGCCACCGTGGTTTTCCACGATCACGTTCAAGCCGTGCGGCTTGGCAAATTCGCTCAAACGGCGAAGACCATCGGATGCCAATTTCTGCTGTTCTTTGTATTCGCCCGAACTGCCGGCGTTGACGCGAACGCTGTGGCAGCCGAGTTCCTTGGCCGCTTCGACCCACTTGTAATGGTTCTCGACAGCTTGCGTTCGCTTCTTGTCGTCGGGATCGCCCAATCGGCCTTCGCCGTCGATCATGATCAACAGTTGCGTGACGCCATTGTCCGCCGCTCGCTTGTTCAATTCGGCAAGATACGCCGCGTCTTTCGCTTTGTCCTTGAAGAACTGGTTTACATATTCGATCCCCTCGATGCCAAATTCATTTTTGGCAGTCTCAGCGAATTGCAAGTTGTCCAGCTTGCCGCCGCGGATCGTGCGATGCAGCGACCATTCGGCCAGCGAGATCTTAAACTTAGGCTTCGTCGCCGCCTGGGCCAAAGCTGTCCGCCCGAGGCTGCCCAGCGATAGCGCCGCAGCGCCAGCGGCGATACCGGTGCGCAGAAATCCGCGTCGATCTTGTGCTTGAATCATGGAAGGATGGTTCCTTGAGAAAAAATGGGAATGGTCTGGTCCGCGTATTCTAGGGGCGCAGGTTCGATCGAAGATCAATTTTCTGCGCGTCCTGGGGTTTCAGGTAGTGTAGTCAAAAACGAGACGATCGTGTTGACCTTGCCAATACGAAGAAAGACAATGTAAGGCATCCCGCCCGCGACCTCTGTTCAGGAACTCCCCATGCCTTCGATCGTCGATCCAGGATTCTCGCGCGACACCCGCTCCCGCGCGACTAAATCGCAGCTGTGCACGCTGATATCTTGCAAGAGTCTGTTGGCCGCAGTGGCGATGCTGTGGGTAACGGCTTCGCTCGCCGCAGCCGATGCGCCAACGCCACCCAACGTTGTCTTTATCCTCGCCGACGACCTCGGCTATCGCGAACTAGGCAGCTTTGGGCAAGAATTGATCAAGACGCCGCACCTAGACAAACTCGCGAAACAAGGGATGCGACTGACTCAGCACTACTCGGGCAACGCCGTCTGCGCCCCGTCGCGATGCGTGTTGATGACCGGAAAACATCCCGGTCATGCCGAGGTGCGAAGCAACAAATCAACGCCGCCCGAAGGGCAATGGCCGATTCCCGACAGCGACATCACGCTCGCCGAATTGCTTTCGGGCGAAGGCTACGCCACCGGAGCGTTTGGGAAATGGGGACTCGGCGGTCCCGATTCCTCTGGAGAGCCGCTGCGTCAGGGAGTCCAACGCTTCTTCGGTTACAACTGCCAATCGCACGCCCACAGCTACTATCCGTCTTACCTTTGGGACGACAACCAACATGTCAAACTGAACAACGATCCTCCGGTCTCCGGCCACATCGGGTTTGCCGATGGCGACGACCCCAGCGATCCGGCCAGCTACGCTCGTTTCAAGGGACAGGATTACGCGCCCGACCGCATCAACGCGCAGGCACTACAATTCGTTAAGGACAACAAAAACAAACCGTTCTTCTTGTATTACCCGACAGTGATTCCGCACGTCGCGTTGCACGTTCCCGATGAAGAGCTGAAACAGTATCACGATTTGGGCTGGCAGGATCCGCCGTTTGTCCGCGATGGCGGATATGGGTACACGCCCCACTTCACGCCGCGAGCGGCTTATGCGGCGATGATCACTCGGATGGATCGCTACATCGGCAACATCTTGAACCTGTTGGACGAACTGCAGCTGAGCGACAACACGATCGTCGTCTTCAGCAGCGACAACGGCACGACTCATCTGGGCAAAGAGGTCGATTACACGTTCTTCCGCAGCGTTGGTGAACTGCGCGGCTTGAAGGGCTCGCTGTACGAAGGAGGCGTTCGCGTGCCGACGCTTGTCCGTTGGCCCGGTAAGATCGCGGCGGGATCGCAGAGCGATTATGTCAGCGGATTCGAAGACTGGATCCCAACGCTGATGGATCTGATCGGCAAATCGGAAGACGTTCCAGAGGGCTTGGATGGGATCAGCATCGCCCCGACGCTGCTGGGAAAATCGCAGGAAGAACGTCCCTATTTGTATCGCGAATTCCCTAGCTACGGCGGTCAGCAGACGATCCGCGTCGGCGACTTTAAAGCGGTTCGGCAGAACATGAGCAAAGGAAATTTGGAGATCGAGCTTTACAACATTCGCGAAGACATCGGCGAACAGAACAACATCGCCGCGGAGCATCCCGAATTGGTTGCCCAATTAGCACAGCAGATGGAAGCGGTCCGAACGCCTTCGAAGATCTTCCCTTTGATCCCGTTGGACGCCCCTGCACGGAAGGCGAAGAAGCGTTAGAATTCAGCCCCACTCGGGCTCCCAACGACTGCTTCGCCTCCACAATCAGCGTTCCATCACATGGTCACGATCCTTTCGTTTTTGTTCTTCACCGGACTTGTCGGTCTGATCACCTGGTGGATCACGCATCGCGACGACCACGCCTCCAGCAGCGGTTACTTTTTGGGTGGCCGCACGCTGACCTTCCCGCTGATCGCCGGATCGCTGCTGCTGACCAACCTGTCGACCGAACAGATGGTCGGACTCAACGGCGCTGCGTTTAACGACGGCCTCTGCGTGATGGTTTGGGAAGTCGTCTGCGTCGTGGCGTTGGTCTTCATGGCTTGGTTCTTCCTGCCGCGATTTTTGAAGAGCGGTGTCGCCACGGTCCCGCAGTACCTCGAGATCCGCTTCGATCACCAAACCCAAGTGATCACGAACCTGATCTTCTTGGTCGCCTATGTCGGCATCCTGCTGCCGATCATTTTGTACAGCGGAGCGACGGGGATGATCGGGATCCTGGACGTTCCGTCGATGTTAGGCGATCTGCCCGAACGGGTCGGGATGTCGACCGATTCGTTTGCGTTGTGGTTGATCGTTTGGGCAGTCGGAATCATCGGTTCGATCTACGCACTGTTCGGCGGTCTGCGAACCGTCGCGGTCTCCGACACGATCAACGGCATCGGATTGCTGATCGGCGGCTTTATGATCACCGGATACGCGTTGGCTCAGATCGGCGATGGCGACGGAGTCGCCAAAGGGGCTGAATTGCTGCTGGATCAACAGCGCGAGCGTTTCAACTCGGTCGGCGGCCCCGAATCCTCGGTCCCCTTTAGCACGATCTTCTCCGGGATCTTCCTGCTGAATCTGTTCTACTGGACCACCAACCAACAGATCATCCAGCGAACGTTTGGTGCCAGCAGCCTCGCCGAAGGACAAAAGGGGGTGCTGTTGACCGGTGCCCTGAAGTTGCTCGGCCCGCTCTATTTGGTCATCCCCGGCATGATCGCCTACCACATTTTCAGTGGCGAAGATATCAAAGCCGACCAAGCGTACGGGATGTTGGTCAACCGCGTCTTGCCGGCGCACCTGACTGGATTTTTTGCTGCCGCGATGATCGGCGCGATCTTGTCGAGCTTCAACTCTGCGCTCAACAGCTCTTGCACGCTGTTCAGTCTGGGACTGTACAAGAGCGTCCTTCGCAAGGATGCCACCGAAGCCCAAGTCGTTCGTTCGGGCAAGATCTTCGGCTGGATCGTGGCTGTGATTGCGATGGCGATCGCACCGCTGTTGGCTCAAACCGACAGCATCTTCGGCTTCCTGCAGAAGATGAACGGGATGTATTTCATTCCGATCTTTGCCGTCGTGTTGGTAGGGATGCTCTCCCGCCGCGTCCCCGCGTCAGCCGCGAAGCTCGCTCTGCTGGCGGGCTTCGGCATCATTGCGATCGGCTACTTTGTCGAACCGTTCGACAAGATCGTCGCGTCGATGCACGAGTTCCATTTCCTGGGATGCGTCTTCGCTTGGTTGGTGATCCTGATGCTGGTGATCGGCGAAATCTGGCCGCGTGAAACGGAGTTTGTGCAAGAGGATGTGGGTGCCGTCGACATGACCCCATGGCGTTTTGCGGTCCCCGCCGGCTTGGTGCTGATCGCGATCGTGCTGCTGATCTATCAACGCTTCGCCGACTTCTCGGTGCTTGTACCTTAGAAAGAGACCGGTGGAGCGACGATGGACGTTATCTGGGAAGACAATTACGCGCTGGTGGTGAACAAGCCCAATGGGCTGCTGACGACCGCCGCTCGAGGCGTCGAATCGCTGGAGATCCAGCTGCTGGAGTTTTTCAAGCAGCGGAGCGGCGAAGAGTCGCCGTACGTGGGGATGCCTCATCGCATCGACCGCCCGGTCAGCGGAGCGGTCCTGATCGGCAAGACGCGATCGGCAACGAAACAGTTCTGCGCTCAATTCCAATCGCGGAAGATCGAAAAGACTTACGTCGCGATCGTCTCTGGAACGCCCACCGAACCGACGGGGACGTGGCGCGATTGGATGCGGAAAATTTCGGACCGCGCCGAGGCGGAGATCGTCGACGCGGAGCATCCCGAAGCGAAACAAGCGATCTTGAATTATGAGCTGGTGGCCAGCGTGGGCGAACTCTCCTGCTTGCGGATCGGGCTGGAAACCGGTCGCACGCACCAGATCCGACTGCAGGCGGCGCACCGTGGATTTCCGATCGTCGGCGATAGCCTGTATGGCAGTCAAATCGATTTTGGGCCACAATCAACGGAGCCACGCAAACGCCCGATCGCTTTGCATGCCCGCCAAATCGTCTTCCGCCACCCCAAGAATGGCAAAGCCACGTCGGTGCTGGTCGACGTTCCCGAAGTCTGGCGGACGCTCGGCTTCCACGAAGTGTTAAAGGAAGGCGAGCTGTGCGGTTAATGTGATGTCGGGCTGGAGCATTGCAGCGGCTTGCGGCCGCGCGATCCGCCGTCGTCACGATCCCATCCCCACGCTTGCCTTACCCAAAACTGACGCTTCCATGGACAAACTTCGCATCGGTGCGGTCTCTTATCTGAACACCAAGCCGTTGGTCTATGGAATCCAGCAGCGGTTGCCGGGAGCGGAGGTTGTCTTCGATCTCCCCAGCCGCTTGGCCGATCAATTGCACGCCGGTCAGTTGGATGTCGCCCTGATTCCGTCGGTTGAATATTTCCGTCACGCCGACGATTACGAGATCGTTTCGGACGCCTGCATTGCTTGTCGCGGCCCCGTTTGGAGCGTGCGACTGTTGAGCCGCGTGCCGGTCCCCGAGATCAAGACGCTCGCTTTGGATGAAGGGAGTCGCACCAGCGCGGCTCTGGTCCAGGTGCTGCTGAAGCAACAGTATGGGCTGACCCCCGAACTGCATCCGCTGCCGATCGATGCCAGCCCCGATGCGCTTTCGACCGACGCCGTGTTATTGATCGGCGATCGAGCGATGCACCCGACGACGGGACTGTATCAAGAGATCTGGGACCTGGGCGATCGCTGGTGCAGTTGGAGCAAGTTGCCGTTTGTGTTTGCGATGTGGATCGGCCGCCGCGGCGCGGATCATCGCGAACTTGCCGACGCGTTGCAGCACTGCCGCGATGCCGGGATGGAGCACTTGCAACAACTGGCGACCGAACACGCGGGGACGCATGGGCTGACAGTCAGCGACTGTTTCGCGTATCTTTCCCGTTACCTCCACTTCACCCTCGGCGACGAAGAACGCCAAGGATTGGAGCTGTATCGCACCAAAGCGACCGAACTGGGGCTGATCGCTTCTTAGGCGAGAACTCAGCCGACGGCGCGGCCGCCGAATGAACGAATAACCCGATAAAATCCATTTCCTTCAACGCAACGACCAACGCAGAAGAAAGGTTCCCATGTCCAGCGGATCGACGACGCAACCTCAAACCAACACGCAAGCGATCCTCGACAAAGCGGTCGCGGGCGATCGGATTAGCTTCGAGGAAGGATTGCATCTGTTGCAGACCGACGACCTGTCGCTGGCCAAACTGGGTGCGGCTGCCGATGCGATCACTCGACGCCTGCATCCCGAGCCGTATCGAACCTACAACATCGATCGCAACATCAACTACACCAACGTCTGCACCGCGGTCTGCGATTTCTGCGCGTTCTACCGGGGCCCCAAGAGCGACGAAGGTTACGTGCTGCCCCGCGAGGAACTGCTGCAAAAAGTGGCCGAGACAGTGCAACTGGGGGGCAATCAGATCCTGATGCAAGGCGGCCTGCACCCGAAGTACAAACTGGATTGGTACGAGGAACTGCTGCAGGACATCGTCACGAACTACCCCAGCATCAACGTCCATGGATTTAGCCCTC from Rosistilla oblonga includes the following:
- a CDS encoding menaquinone biosynthetic enzyme MqnA/MqnD family protein, whose product is MDKLRIGAVSYLNTKPLVYGIQQRLPGAEVVFDLPSRLADQLHAGQLDVALIPSVEYFRHADDYEIVSDACIACRGPVWSVRLLSRVPVPEIKTLALDEGSRTSAALVQVLLKQQYGLTPELHPLPIDASPDALSTDAVLLIGDRAMHPTTGLYQEIWDLGDRWCSWSKLPFVFAMWIGRRGADHRELADALQHCRDAGMEHLQQLATEHAGTHGLTVSDCFAYLSRYLHFTLGDEERQGLELYRTKATELGLIAS